AGATCAGAGAACTTGTCTGAGAAGGATGAATCATAGGTTGCAGCTCTTGGGAGCATCTCAACCATTTCATAGATGCGGTCCTTTGCCAGGTCATATTCACCGGTGAACATCAGTGCATTAACAAGCCTCTCAAGCAATTTAAGTGACTGCTCCTGTAAGATGCTGTTCGATGGATCGTCCTCCATTGCACCTGAGCAACCATCATATGCGTGTTCAAGGTTCTCCCTCGCTTCATGCATCAGACCCATATCATAGATAAGATTGGCCAGATTGGTCTGGACGGTCAGCGCCTTCGCAGTGTTCTCCATATTCACAGGGTCAAGGACCACAAGTTTTCCGGAAAGCCTGAGAGCTTTTTCGAACATCTCTTTTGCCCTTTCATTGCAACCATCGGATGCCAGTATGGTGGCCAGGTCATTTGCCACAGAGGCAGCATTAGAACAGTAGCCATCGTTCTCAGGTTCTTTGTCAAGGAGCCGGTCATAAGAACTGACAGCTTCCTCAAAGAAGGGGATCGCTTTAAGGTTATCACCCTGCTCTGTGAGAAGGGATCCGGTCTTGCTCATGACAAGGGCCTTGTGTTCCATGAACGAAGGATCGGAATTTGCGATGCACTCAAGCATTCCTGATGCTTCCGCATACATGTCAATGGCTTCATCTATCCTGCCATTTGACTCCATTATACCTCCGATAGCCTGCAATACGTTGACAAGCAATTCCGGAGATCCTGCATCTCTTGCATCTGCTTCTGCATCCATCAAACACCCAAGGGCCTCCTCCTGCTGACCATCGTAAAGGAGGGACATACCCTTGTTGAAATTTCGAAGTGCCATATCATTTGATCTTCTGGACATTATCGTAAACCTGTTTTTGTACCTTTATCCCCACCCGGACATCCTGCCAGTGCAATAATGACGGGACATAGAGTAAGACGATCGATATTCACATAAAGTGAAATAAGAAAGTATGATCTTTTCGCTTTCTTCTGCCTACATTCTAGGCTTCTTATTGTTATAATTCTTTGCCTGGAAGGAACTTATATTTATAAGGTACATTCCATTATTATAAAGGTTGAACATGGAGCTAAAAAAGATATTAAGTCAGGTAAAGAACAACGAAACTGACCTTGGAGAGGCAGAGAACCAGATAAGGTCAATGGGTTATGTGCAAATATCGGATATTGCCAGACTCGACACTTTCCGCAAGAACAGGACAGGCATAATGGAAGCCATACTTGCAGAAGGAAAGGAAGCAGAGGACATTATTGAGATCGCAAAAGCACAAATAAAAGCTACAGGAAGAGTGCTCATTACACGTCTTGACGGGAAAAAATCTGCCGTTTTGGAAAGTTCTTTCGGAAATGATAATATCGAATTCAGCAAAAATTCAATAACCGCTGTTGTTCACGATGGCACCCCTGTCCCAAGAACCGGAGGAAAGGTTGCCATAATTTCAGCAGGTACCGCAGACATACCGGTGGCCGAGGAAGCCAGAATGACAGCTTCAGAGATGGGATGTGAGACACTTACTATTTACGACGTGGGGGTAGCCGGATTCCACAGGCTTATCTCACAACTACAGAATATAGAGGACTACAAACCGGATGTCATTGTTGTCGCTGCAGGAAGGGAAGGTACACTGCCCACTGTGGTGTCCGGCCTTGTTGACGCACCGGTAATAGGATTGCCAGTGTCCATCGGATACGGTGCAGGTGCAAAAGGAGAAGCTGCACTGTTATCCATGCTCCAGTCATGTTCGGTCCTCTCAGTGGTGAACATCGATGCCGGATTCGTTGCCGGAGCATTTGCTGCAAGAATTGCAAATAAAGTTGCAGAGGCACGTAATACTAATGCCGGAAAAGGTTGCTGATCAAATGAGAGCACTTATATTCGAGCCATTCTCAGGCGCATCCGGGGACATGTTCCTGGG
This genomic stretch from Methanococcoides sp. LMO-2 harbors:
- a CDS encoding tetratricopeptide repeat protein — translated: MALRNFNKGMSLLYDGQQEEALGCLMDAEADARDAGSPELLVNVLQAIGGIMESNGRIDEAIDMYAEASGMLECIANSDPSFMEHKALVMSKTGSLLTEQGDNLKAIPFFEEAVSSYDRLLDKEPENDGYCSNAASVANDLATILASDGCNERAKEMFEKALRLSGKLVVLDPVNMENTAKALTVQTNLANLIYDMGLMHEARENLEHAYDGCSGAMEDDPSNSILQEQSLKLLERLVNALMFTGEYDLAKDRIYEMVEMLPRAATYDSSFSDKFSDLFHGLIKLASRRVDEGLLNDARSIYETSLIVILKLLGEEPGNIVYQDMFRNILSNMEKLLVIDSLESDKEADYNVLISMYEKLAHMVPRDLSYRTKIAKLHDDKGRFLMNAGRSEDARQNYNMSLAIRDELIRAGESPLLHEFGIASIKNNLATILAKEGDFADAKTMFEESLKGYMDLLDRFPEEPVYEDGAAVTLNNLAKLLADLGRYEDAKSIYESSLEIYAGLIKGDPDKASYKMHAARALDNLASLLANMGRTDDSVRMHESAKELLEDI
- the larB gene encoding nickel pincer cofactor biosynthesis protein LarB, producing the protein MELKKILSQVKNNETDLGEAENQIRSMGYVQISDIARLDTFRKNRTGIMEAILAEGKEAEDIIEIAKAQIKATGRVLITRLDGKKSAVLESSFGNDNIEFSKNSITAVVHDGTPVPRTGGKVAIISAGTADIPVAEEARMTASEMGCETLTIYDVGVAGFHRLISQLQNIEDYKPDVIVVAAGREGTLPTVVSGLVDAPVIGLPVSIGYGAGAKGEAALLSMLQSCSVLSVVNIDAGFVAGAFAARIANKVAEARNTNAGKGC